In the genome of Macrobrachium nipponense isolate FS-2020 chromosome 42, ASM1510439v2, whole genome shotgun sequence, one region contains:
- the LOC135213060 gene encoding uncharacterized protein LOC135213060, which yields MILEGESWRRSWRSRAVLTLGASFFVALMLIFSLQDSILRIGHPSKIKTEDPKSFPACAELRGYCADESIREDCIQPLGGVDCGVKRFCCLRWRRSERVKGDSGRREKRSRENEFDMQDAKQSSVNEKRSNITKNTMTERKRNRVSGDGKATGERFVEVKHSEKKKNRLQNKNAIRRRKVATKTRKRKKKKRRKEKEGSRKKVTKKVTKKEQGEKKSKQKKDHLKTEKKARKIHLKETNKKKKGGKVMTVGFESKPKKKTKNKGGTVMTVGFEVRPKNKAKKKKKKGKCVKTTPECRRAGGKCRSSKSKCSTKAIGGKCLTKDCVCCLQACTLSAKKKCRLKGGTCKEKCSAGESLVQNGCKGAKCKCCRPKPCKAKKSCLKKGGVCVGKGEECTSGNIIQKGCRGNGCFCCVQSSCQSSTKTKKCQRLGGSCKESCAPTERIVKNACEGGDCKCCSPGRCQAKRSCREKGGYCVAQVEDCLRGNVTRRGCRGKGCFCCFAVDVNGSCENDLRPAMPLLAGQLNKSSEVLDSLATRLLSLLKTSENISESVGRNLVKELLHLEVLVNRTAKLASSLLRLYRGYRNESDCPLQQVSKLHAELQSNYQRLSLLEGQLWQQTPINITFSINNIVGIIKNISLYLRPILTIYVEVSVQVIVYVTPTKVAAITSPSSSALTSTLPEEEETNSEAKTSPSTSIITLTTSSIDREVSSLETNKNFTGSVENSPTVTTGNTTNRPKTTASSTFAVPVNNINESTTNGIASDSPKNMSTTISFMETKTNLPTTLHVSKHSMISPNEIPVTTERSPSQTYVDTKHSSSTQSRTEIHPTHTTSKNSNTHEIQFSTDITSTSSNFIRTNTSKVTLTEDSSFSYTIGETTLDMREPSRASSFHITTIKTTEETVPVSPSQNGKTDMTDSMSVTTRDANNEKVPSSGSIDSGTSIANRTAPSLNTKTSVLGTHSLTAPLMNANTTAFTLEMTTPSLNLGEAFPASNISSTSTPSVGYNSSPSTNYTAELSSRTSADTDRFSSTTESGSMKSTKHNNTETFQLLNNNTTLTSGMFSKNAETTENLSSAASLSPVSLTNDTTDPSKADETKSSVSSTYITPGNTLMSPTRSPADENVTVNTDLAFTNQLPSTGDSTYKTTLVTKIQSPSTYNTTFKNTLVTKAQSTSTDNITFNNSSFVSTTQTSYADKTISRNLFSLTSASINSRPISNTSVFAGRVSSTTSNSSLYTTGFSSTDYIQFNTTSLPLNTTSFPFNTTSLFLNTTYLPLNTSSLPVNTTSLPFNTTSLSLNTTSLPFNSTSLSLKHYIFAFQYYSSAFKHYILVFKNYIFAFQYYSSAFKHYILVFKRYSFAFKHYILVFKHYIFACQHYDFVFKHIFAFKYYIFAFQFYIFVFQCYNFAFKHYILVFKHYIFAFQCYIFAFQHYIFACQHYIFAFKHYIFAF from the exons ATGATCCTCGAGGGAGAGAGTTGGAGGAGGAGCTGGAGGTCGAGAGCCGTCCTTACCCTTGGAGCCAGTTTCTTCGTCGCCTTGATGCTGATCTTCTCCTTGCAGGATTCCATCTTGAGAATCGGACAC CCAAGCAAAATAAAGACAGAAGATCCAAAGTCTTTTCCCGCGTGCGCAGAACTGAGAGGGTACTGCGCGGACGAGTCAATAAGAGAAGATTGTATACAACCTCTTGGAGGAGTCGACTGCGGCGTCAAACGCTTCTGCTGCCTCAGATGGAGAA GGTCAGAAAGGGTTAAAGGAGATAGTGGGAGACGCGAGAAAAGGTCACGGGAGAATGAGTTTGACATGCAAGATGCAAAACAGTCTTCAGTAAACGAAAAAAGATCAAATATAACGAAAAATACTATGACTGAAAGGAAACGGAACAGAGTGTCGGGTGATGGTAAAGCCACAGGTGAGAGATTCGTGGAAGTCAAGCactcggagaagaagaagaatcgttTACAAAACAAGAACGCGATTAGAAGAAGAAAAGTtgcgacaaaaacaaggaaaaggaagaaaaagaaaaggcggAAAGAGAAAGAAGGGTCAAGGAAGAAAGTTACGAAGAAAGTAACAAAGAAAGAACAAGGAGAaaagaaatcaaaacaaaagaaagatcatctcaagacagagaagaaagctcGCAAAATTCACCTGAAGGAAaccaataagaagaagaaaggcgGGAAAGTGATGACAGTTGGCTTTGAGTCTAAACctaaaaagaaaaccaagaataaAGGCGGGACAGTGATGACTGTAGGTTTCGAGGTAAGACCTAAAAACAAagccaagaaaaagaaaaagaagggaaaatgcGTCAAAACAACCCCTGAATGCAGGAGAGCTGGAGGGAAATGTCGCAGTTCTAAATCCAAATGTTCCACGAAGGCCATTGGCGGGAAATGCCTCACCAAAGATTGCGTTTGCTGCCTCCAAG CCTGTACATTATCAGCCAAGAAAAAATGCCGACTGAAAGGCGGGACCTGTAAGGAAAAATGCTCCGCTGGTGAAAGCCTCGTTCAAAACGGGTGCAAGGGCGCCAAGTGCAAGTGTTGCAGACCGAAGCCTTGCAAGGCGAAGAAGTCGTGTCTCAAGAAAGGTGGAGTTTGCGTCGGCAAAGGAGAAGAATGTACATCTGGCAACATTATTCAAAAGGGATGCCGAGGAAACGGTTGCTTCTGCTGCGTCCAGTCGA GCTGCCAGTCTTCGACGAAGACCAAAAAGTGCCAACGACTCGGAGGCTCCTGCAAAGAGAGTTGCGCGCCCACGGAGAGAATCGTCAAGAACGCCTGCGAGGGTGGAGATTGCAAATGTTGCAGCCCCGGGCGTTGCCAGGCGAAGAGGTCGTGCAGAGAGAAGGGCGGCTACTGCGTCGCACAGGTGGAGGACTGTCTTCGCGGGAACGTCACTAGACGCGGGTGTCGAGGGAAAGGCTGTTTCTGCTGTTTTGCTGTTG ATGTTAATGGAAGCTGTGAAAATGATCTACGCCCGGCCATGCCCTTGCTAGCTGGACAACTGAACAAGAGCTCTGAGGTACTAGACTCTCTGGCGACCCGCCTCTTGTCTCTTCTCAAAACCTCGGAGAATATATCCGAATCAGTCGGCAGAAACCTTGTCAAGGAACTGCTGCATCTGGAGGTACTGGTTAATCGAACAGCAAAACTTGCCTCGTCTTTGCTACGGCTCTACAGAGGCTACAGAAATGAAAGCGACTGTCCTCTTCAGCAGGTGTCAAAGCTTCACGCAGAACTGCAGTCAAATTACCAGAGGCTATCGCTACTGGAAGGCCAGTTGTGGCAGCAAACCCCGATAAACATCACGTTCTCTATCAACAATATAGTGGGTATCATCAAAAACATTTCCTTGTACCTGAGACCTATTTTAACCATATACGTGGAAGTCTCGGTTCAAGTTATTGTCTACGTCACGCCCACAAAGGTGGCTGCTATTACGTCGCCTTCATCCTCAGCGCTAACTTCAACtttaccagaagaagaagaaacaaactcAGAGGCTAAAACATCCCCAAGTACAAGTATAATTACGCTAACGACTTCTAGTATAGATAGAGAAGTATCATCacttgaaacaaacaaaaactttacAGGTTCTGTTGAAAATTCTCCCACAGTCACAACAGGAAACACTACCAATAGACCTAAAACCACAGCAAGCTCTACATTTGCTGTACCAGTCAATAATATCAATGAATCTACTACAAATGGCATTGCATCAGACTCGCCAAAGAACATGAGCACCACAATATCATTCATGGAAACCAAGACAAATCTACCTACTACTTTACATGTAAGTAAACACAGCATGATATCTCCCAATGAAATTCCAGTAACTACCGAACGATCGCCATCACAAACATATGTTGATACAAAGCACAGTAGCTCCACTCAAAGTAGAACAGAAATACATCCTACACACACTACTTCTAAGAACTCTAATACTCATGAAATACAATTCTCTACAGACATAACCTCTACAAGCAGCAACTTCATTAGGACTAATACCAGTAAAGTGACACTCACTGAAGATTCTAGTTTTTCATACACAATAGGTGAAACAACGCTTGATATGAGGGAACCCAGTCGTGCATCTTCCTTCCACATTACCACAATAAAAACCACAGAGGAAACAGTGCCAGTTTCCCCATCCCAAAATGGTAAAACTGATATGACAGATAGTATGAGTGTTACCACAAGGGACGCTAATAATGAAAAGGTACCCTCTTCGGGTAGTATTGATTCTGGCACTTCTATTGCAAATAGAACAGCTCCTAGTCTGAACACTAAAACTTCAGTCCTAGGAACCCACTCTTTAACTGCACCACTTATGAATGCCAACACTACTGCGTTCACACTAGAAATGACAACTCCATCTCTTAACCTCGGTGAAGCATTTCCAGCATCAAACATTTCCAGCACTTCAACACCTTCAGTAGGCTATAACAGCTCTCCATCCACAAATTATACAGCTGAACTCAGCAGCAGAACTTCAGCTGATACAGACAGATTCAGCAGCACCACAGAAAGTGGAAGTATGAAATCCACTAAACACAATAACACAGAAACATTTCagctacttaataataatactactttaACATCTGGGATGTTCTCCAAAAATGCAGAAACTACAGAGAACTTGTCTAGTGCTGCAAGCCTTTCACCTGTATCGCTGACTAATGACACAACAGACCCATCTAAAGCAGACGAAACGAAAAGTTCTGTTAGCAGCACATATATAACACCAGGTAACACATTAATGTCCCCAACAAGATCTCCAGCTGATGAAAATGTTACAGTCAATACTGATTTAGCATTTACAAATCAGTTACCCTCTACTGGCGATTCAACATATAAGACTACTTTAGTAACTAAAATTCAGTCTCCATCCACATACAACACAACATTCAAGAACACTTTAGTGACCAAAGCTCAGTCAACATCCACAGACAACATAACATTTAACAACAGCAGCTTTGTATCTACAACTCAAACAAGCTATGCTGATAAAACAATATCAAGAAACTTATTTTCACTTACGTCAGCATCTATTAACAGCAGACCAATAAGCAACACTTCTGTATTTGCGGGAAGAGTATCCTCTACAACAAGTAACTCATCTTTATACACAACTGGTTTCTCATCCACTGATTATATTCAGTTCAACACTACATCTTTGCCTTTGAATACTACATCTTTCCCTTTCAACACTACATCTTTGTTTTTAAACACTACATATTTGCCTTTAAACACTTCATCTTTGCCTGTCAACACTACATCTTTGCCTTTCAACACTACATCCTTGTCTTTAAACACTACATCTTTGCCTTTCAATTCTACATCCTTGTCTTTAAAACACTACATCTTTGCCTTTCAGTACTACAGCTCTGCCTTTAAACACTACATCCTTGTCTTTAAAAACTACATCTTTGCCTTTCAGTACTACAGCTCTGCCTTTAAACACTACATCCTTGTCTTTAAACGCTACAGCTTTGCTTTTAAACACTACATCCTTGTCTTTAAACACTACATATTTGCCTGTCAACACTACGACTTTGTTTTTAAACACATCTTTGCCTTTAAATACTACATCTTTGCCTTTCAATTCTACATCTTTGTCTTTCAGTGCTACAACTTTGCCTTTAAACACTATATCCTTGTCTTTAAACACTACATTTTTGCCTTTCAATGCTACATCTTTGCATTTCAACACTACATCTTTGCCTGTCAACACTACATCTTTGCCTTTAAACACTACATCTTTGCTTTTTAA
- the LOC135213321 gene encoding uncharacterized protein LOC135213321, whose translation MTSTYLPFGNYSSFSGTKSPANVTTFSRTSTPAKSSTDFVNSSVSNATVTSLPTVETSAGNNASHSTPHEKTSNVTIVSAASSPTNSSTNIDNSSISTASPTHTPTKNNSSFSTSYLSITADTANNTQASLTPFTNESLTSTGTHALAISNTTAQGVSSPSAMVFNGSASTVTSLATSVNKNSTNSLITNISGITVSSINNSNLSYNISGTVSSSAIERNNSMTDLSSLSLSHSTSESGTSAAAPQETLDISNPPVTKAPSNDKTLIIYIIKTIIMYVYPTTTTTPISTTTDENG comes from the coding sequence ATGACATCTACTTATCTCCCATTTGGGAATTACTCATCTTTCTCAGGAACTAAGTCACCAGCCAATGTTACCACATTTAGCAGAACTTCCACACCAGCAAAAAGCTCAACAGACTTTGTTAATTCGTCAGTGAGCAACGCCACAGTAACTTCATTGCCAACGGTAGAAACTTCAGCCGGAAATAACGCGTCTCACAGCACCCCACATGAAAAGACATCTAATGTTACTATAGTCAGCGCAGCTTCCTCACCAACAAACAGTTCAACAAACATTGATAATTCATCTATTAGTACAGCCTCACCAACACATACACCAACCAAAAATAATTCATCATTTTCCACATCGTATTTGAGCATAACAGCTGACACCGCGAACAACACTCAGGCCTCACTGACACCATTCACAAATGAAAGCCTTACATCAACTGGAACACATGCATTAGCCATAAGCAACACAACTGCCCAAGGCGTCAGCTCTCCGTCAGCAATGGTATTTAATGGAAGCGCAAGTACCGTTACATCTCTTGCAACCTCAGTGAACAAAAACAGCACAAATTCTCTGATTACTAACATATCTGGAATAACAGTATCATCTATCAACAACAGTAATTTGTCGTATAACATATCAGGGACCGTCTCATCCTCTGCAATTGAAAGAAATAATAGTATGACGGATCTCTCGTCACTTTCACTCTCACACAGCACGAGTGAGAGTGGAACTTCTGCAGCAGCACCACAAGAAACACTTGATATCTCAAATCCACCTGTGACGAAGGCGCCATCCAACGACAAAACACTCATTATCTACATAATCAAAACGATTATCATGTACGTTTATCCAACAACAACGACGACACCAATCAGCACTACAACAGACGAGAACGGGTAG